One part of the Prunus persica cultivar Lovell chromosome G5, Prunus_persica_NCBIv2, whole genome shotgun sequence genome encodes these proteins:
- the LOC18777725 gene encoding uncharacterized protein LOC18777725: protein MATRREHIEEIRMTKFSIGGELNPLTEDLHQAVKNLSAELYAKDVHFLMELIQNAEDNEYSEGVDPSLEFVITSRDITGTGAPATLLVFNNEKGFSPKNIESICSIGRSTKKGNRKRGYIGEKGIGFKSVFLITAQPYIFSNGYQIRFSEEPCMHCNLGYIVPEWVEENPTLSDIRQIYGSGSALPTTTLILPLKPDKVKPVKQQLSKMHPEVLLFLAKVKRLSVREVNEDPRLNTVTAIAISSETDFETRKNIDADSYTLHLSAEENGNELETECSYYMWKQKFPVKQDCRDEKRMEVDEWVITLAFPYGERLNRGTSSPGIYAFLPTEMITNLPFIIQADFLLASSRENILLDKKWNQGILNCVPSAFINAFLSLVRTVEDAPVSSLPPFFRFLPVQSSHYYELNVVRESIKARLVEEDIVPCEPHKGQKFFHKPREVGRLLPAFWNILRKAREVGVSLPNLSSHGKYILCHSFDKKEYDHILSFLGVEPVDDEWYAKCIQSSNLVVGVPEDVYLELLLFIADNWGPKFHCTTIKYIPLIKFVDLYERASLCSLSSMRTGEKKVRLSHHFWEVSWLIDWNREFISVASLLFMPKRTQEAIQSCPNKDKLVKWLAEEMKVDTLNVHEYAVCLYNSLGNERKPAVAYAHFLYHSFHKGHISYLEVVDLCGKMPLVNNYGYVIRQKTGVIVPANESKWAGLTDSNLWTEEGYVELGEEYMNPGCFAGKVTEPKQLLEFLKVPTGASDVPYISAPNACIPTVSATLTKQNAFLLLEWIRHLRYQRVHIPEKFLKCIKEGSWLKVTLNGFSASRPPSQSFVLTPSWGNILQNGSAFVDIPLVDQSYYGERIDGYKEELKTIGVMFEFGEACEFIGKHLMSLAASSTLTRGNVLSILQFIKLLRDKCLPPDDFIRSIRKGQWLKTKSHGYRSPVGSVLFDQEWRIASKISDIPFIDQELYGEEIFRFKTELELLGVVVSFKRNYHLIIDHLKSPARLTALPPEAVLLMLQIMLISNSSDKIVEALKGAKCLKTNNGYKSPRECLLFHPEWGCLLQVLSGLPLIDHNFYGSRIFNYRDELRKIGAVVDFEEAAKVFARHFRQASIITKENVSSFLSCYRKLKGTEFRFPADLKSCIREEKWLRTRPGVYRSPRQCILYSPNWDSISPICPLLPFIDDSNNWYGKNIHEYKEELKSLGVVVEFKDGVQFVPSGLQLPKNLSCISRGNALALLECIRILLQEKDYSFPDAFMKEVSQAWLKTGAGYRLPTQCLLFDSKFGEYLKQTDGPFIDVEFYGCKIATYRQELSAIGVIVEAAEGCPLIASQLYLHDEFSTFVRVYNYLSEFKWEPDSEADRWIWIPKGDQNGDWVNPDDCVVYDKDDLFGSQLTVLKNYFEHNLLVFFSRAYRVKSRPSIDDYCELWKAWETSETGLSQDQCCKFWRYVSKNWNAKTEKALPEALLKIPVNSGSDEIVLLNKCDVFLPDDLQLKDLFEQSSPDPVFVWYPQPSLPDLPRTTLLEMYRKIGVRTISESVQKEELSLENSVDQQVIPTEKLIGKVLLRLILGFLACPPIEMEAGTRRKAVQGLLSLTVVETTEPITVNYNLPLSSGETLNVRASRKIRWDREMSKFFTQKIDRSGGHKSIVEFATYFSEVISDGVLWEHTDHIPALSELIKLAFVLEFNEEAVDFLMKSKNLQIFIEDEEFLNSAFPSST from the exons ATGGCAACACGGAGAGAGCACATAGAAGAAATACGCATGACAAAGTTCTCCATTGGAGGTGAACTCAACCCTTTAACTGAAGATCTTCACCAGGCCGTCAAGAATCTCTCTGCTGAGCTCTATGCTAAAGATGTTCACTTTCTCATGGAACTCATCCAG AATGCAGAAGATAATGAGTACTCAGAGGGGGTTGATCCATCACTTGAGTTTGTCATAACATCCCGGGATATAACCGGCACAGGGGCTCCTGCCACATTGCTCGTTTTCAATAATGAGAAGGGATTTTCTCCTAAAAACATAGAGTCTATTTGCAGTATTGGACGGTCCACCAAGAAAGGCAACAGGAAGCGCGGCTATATTGGGGAGAAAG GAATTGGCTTCAAGAGCGTGTTTCTGATCACAGCTCAGCCTTACATTTTTAGTAATGGTTATCAAATAAGGTTCAGTGAAGAGCCTTGTATGCATTGCAATCTTGGGTACATAGTTCCTGAATGGGTTGAGGAAAACCCAACTCTGTCTGACATAAGACAGATATATGGTTCTGGTTCTGCCCTTCCAACTACAACACTGATCTTACCTCTAAAGCCTGACAAGGTCAAACCTGTGAAGCAGCAGCTCTCTAAAATGCATCCTGAAGTTCTCTTATTCCTTGCAAAGGTTAAGCGGCTCTCGGTTAGGGAAGTTAATGAGGATCCAAGGCTCAACACTGTAACCGCGATAGCAATATCAAGTGAGACTGATTTTGAGACGCGGAAGAACATTGATGCTGATTCCTACACGCTCCATCTCTCTGCAGAAGAAAATGGTAATGAGTTGGAAACTGAATGCAGCTATTATATGTGGAAGCAGAAGTTTCCTGTCAAGCAAGACTGCAGAGATGAGAAGAGAATGGAGGTAGACGAGTGGGTGATCACGCTAGCATTTCCATATGGAGAACGCCTTAATAGAGGAACAAGCTCACCCGGGATCTATGCATTCCTTCCCACCGAAATGATTACAAATTTGCCTTTCATAATTCAGGCAGATTTTCTTTTAGCATCATCAAGAGAAAATATTCTATTGGACAAGAAGTGGAATCAAGGAATTCTGAACTGTGTGCCCTCTGCATTTATTAATGCATTTCTCTCGCTCGTGAGAACTGTAGAAGATGCGCCGGTATCTAGTTTGCCTCCCTTTTTCAGGTTCTTACCTGTCCAGAGCTCTCACTATTATGAATTGAATGTTGTGAGGGAGTCGATCAAAGCACGGTTGGTGGAGGAAGATATTGTACCATGTGAGCCGCACAAGGGGCAGAAGTTCTTCCATAAACCTCGTGAAGTGGGTAGGTTATTGCCTGCTTTTTGGAATATTTTGAGAAAGGCAAGGGAAGTAGGGGTAAGCTTGCCGAATCTCTCTTCCCatggaaaatatattttgtgtcATTCATTTGACAAAAAGGAGTATGATCACATTCTGAGTTTCCTTGGAGTTGAACCAGTGGATGATGAATGGTATGCTAAATGCATTCAGAGTTCCAATCTGGTAGTTGGGGTTCCAGAAGATGTCTACTTGGAACTTCTACTGTTTATTGCTGATAATTGGGGGCCCAAATTTCATTGCACCACCATCAAGTACATACCACTAATAAAATTTGTGGATCTTTATGAGCGTGCTTCTTTGTGCAGCTTGAGCTCAATGCGGACTGGTGAAAAGAAGGTTCGCCTATCCCATCATTTTTGGGAGGTTTCATGGCTGATTGACTGGAACCGTGAATTTATATCTGTGGCAAGTCTTCTTTTTATGCCAAAAAGAACCCAAGAAGCTATCCAGTCATGTCCTAACAAGGACAAGTTGGTGAAATGGCTTGCGGAAGAAATGAAGGTTGATACTTTAAATGTACACGAATATGCAGTTTGCCTCTATAATTCTCTTGGTAATGAACGGAAACCTGCTGTTGCATACGCCCACTTTTTGTATCATTCATTCCACAAGGGCCATATATCTTATCTCGAAGTTGTTGATTTATGTGGTAAGATGCCACTCGTGAATAACTACGGGTATGTCATCAGACAAAAGACAGGGGTTATTGTCCCTGCCAATGAAAGCAAGTGGGCTGGGTTGACTGATTCAAATCTATGGACAGAAGAAGGCTATGTTGAGTTAGGAGAAGAGTACATGAATCCAGGCTGCTTTGCAGGTAAAGTTACTGAACCGAAGCAGCTCCTTGAGTTCCTCAAAGTTCCTACTGGAGCTTCGGATGTCCCTTATATTTCTGCTCCCAATGCCTGTATTCCAACTGTATCTGCAACACTCACTAAGCAAAATGCATTCTTGCTTTTGGAATGGATTCGTCACCTGAGATACCAAAGGGTTCACATCCCGGAGAAGTTCTTGAAATGTATAAAGGAAGGTAGCTGGTTGAAAGTTACTTTGAATGGTTTTTCTGCGTCCAGGCCACCTTCGCAGTCATTTGTACTTACACCATCATGGGGAAACATTTTGCAGAACGGATCCGCTTTTGTTGATATCCCGTTGGTTGACCAGAGTTATTATGGTGAGAGAATTGATGGTTACAAGGAAGAGCTGAAAACAATTGGAGTGATGTTTGAATTTGGAGAAGCATGTGAGTTTATTGGGAAGCATCTTATGTCTCTGGCAGCGTCGTCCACTTTAACTAGAGGCAACGTACTTTCAATACTACAATTTATCAAGCTCTTGAGGGACAAATGTCTTCCCCCAGACGATTTCATCCGCAGTATCAGAAAAGGACAATGGCTTAAAACAAAATCTCATGGTTATAGGTCTCCTGTTGGATCTGTCTTGTTTGACCAAGAGTGGAGAATTGCGTCCAAAATAAGTGACATTCCCTTCATTGATCAGGAGTTATATGGTGAAGAAATCTTCCGTTTCAAAACAGAACTTGAGTTGCTTGGTGTGGTTGTCTCCTTCAAAAGAAATTACCATCTTATCATCGACCACCTTAAGTCACCTGCACGCTTAACTGCTCTGCCACCTGAGGCTGTTCTACTAATGCTTCAAATTATGCTTATTTCAAATTCATCTGATAAGATTGTCGAAGCATTGAAAGGAGCGAAATGCCTGAAGACAAATAATGGTTACAAGTCTCCACGTGAATGTCTCTTGTTTCACCCTGAATGGGGTTGCCTTCTTCAGGTCCTTAGTGGCCTCCCATTGATTGATCATAATTTTTACGGAAGCAGAATCTTTAACTACAGAGACGAGTTGAGAAAGATAGGGGCAGTTGTTGACTTTGAAGAGGCTGCAAAAGTATTTGCTCGCCATTTCCGGCAGGCTTCCATCATCACCAAAGAAaatgtttcatcatttttGTCCTGTTACAGAAAGCTGAAGGGCACTGAGTTTAGATTTCCTGCGGATCTTAAGAGTTGCATTCGCGAAGAAAAGTGGCTGCGTACTCGCCCTGGTGTTTATAGATCTCCAAGACAGTGCATTCTCTATAGTCCTAATTGGGATTCTATCTCTCCAATATGTCCTCTTCTCCCTTTTATTGACGACTCTAATAATTGGTATGGCAAGAACATTCATGAATATAAGGAAGAGTTGAAGAGCTTGGGGGTTGTTGTGGAATTCAAGGACGGGGTCCAGTTTGTGCCTTCTGGTCTTCAGCTTCCCAAGAATCTGAGCTGCATTTCTCGAGGAAACGCACTTGCTTTGCTGGAATGCATAAGGATTCTATTGCAGGAGAAAGATTACTCCTTTCCTGATGCGTTCATGAAGGAAGTTTCTCAGGCATGGTTAAAGACTGGTGCTGGTTATAGGCTTCCCACCCAGTGCTTGTTGTTTGATTCCAAGTTTGGTGAGTATCTAAAGCAGACTGATGGGCCTTTCATTGATGTAGAATTTTATGGTTGTAAAATTGCAACATACAGACAAGAGCTGTCTGCAATAGGAGTGATTGTTGAAGCGGCAGAAGGATGTCCTTTGATTGCCAGCCAGCTTTATCTTCATGATGAGTTTTCCACTTTCGTTCGAGTATATAATTACTTGAGTGAGTTTAAGTGGGAGCCAGATAGTGAGGCTGACAGATGGATCTGGATTCCGAAGGGAGATCAGAATGGAGATTGGGTTAATCCAGATGACTGTGTTGTATATGACAAGGATGATCTATTTGGTTCGCAGTTGACTGTTCTGAAGAACTACTTTGAGCATAACCTACTCGTGTTCTTCTCCAGGGCTTACAGGGTAAAGTCCCGTCCTTCAATTGATGACTACTGCGAGCTCTGGAAGGCGTGGGAAACTTCTGAAACTGGATTGTCGCAGGATCAATGTTGCAAGTTCTGGCGGTATGTTTCAAAGAACTGGAATGCAAAAACTGAGAAAGCTCTCCCTGAGGCCTTGTTGAAAATACCTGTTAATTCAGGCTCAGATGAAATCGTTTTGTTAAACAAGTGCGATGTTTTCCTTCCAGATGACCTTCAACTTAAGGATCTTTTTGAACAGTCTTCTCCTGACCCCGTCTTTGTTTGGTATCCTCAGCCAAGCTTGCCTGACTTGCCTCGGACTACATTGCTTGAAATGTATAGGAAAATTGGTGTTCGTACTATTTCTGAATCTGTACAGAAGGAAGAACTGTCCCTCGAAAATAGTGTTGATCAACAGGTAATTCCAACAGAGAAATTGATCGGGAAAGTGCTACTCCGGCTGATTCTTGGTTTTCTAGCTTGCCCTCCAATTGAAATGGAAGCAGGGACGAGGCGAAAAGCTGTCCAAGGTCTTCTCAGTCTCACTGTTGTAGAGACAACTGAACCGATCACTGTAAACTATAACTTACCATTGTCTTCTGGGGAGACTTTGAATGTCAGAGCAAGCCGCAAGATAAGATGGGACAGAGAGATGTCCAAATTTTTCACTCAGAAAATTGACAGGTCTGGGGGACATAAAAGTATCGTTGAGTTTGCCACATATTTCTCTGAAGTAATATCTGATGGTGTCTTGTGGGAGCACACTGATCATATCCCTGCACTTTCTGAGCTGATCAAGTTGGCCTTTGTGCTAGAATTTAATGAGGAAGCAGTTGATTTTTTGATGAAGTCCAAGAATTTGCAAATCTTCATTGAGGATGAAGAGTTTCTCAATTCTGCCTTCCCTTCTTCCACCTAG